A region of Carnobacterium gallinarum DSM 4847 DNA encodes the following proteins:
- a CDS encoding ABC transporter permease, with the protein MLLKLSLSGIKSKLKDYIVLLIGLVMSSSIFYMFQTLAMNQTFLEKNSMIRMLSFVFLAGSILLGIITVVYILYANSFLLSLRQKEYGMYMTLGAKKKKISKMMFIETMIVGVTSLVIGIVVGIFLAQLVASLLMQQLDFSSPEFSPIYLPAILTTIIFFLVLFVLAAFINVIKLARLSVLDLIHGEKQANHIVINKNRMILQSFISFILLTIGYLAMINIIKFQLLGIGVALVTITGGTFLFFKTFLPYLIHKLKENRRISEKKITIFTLSQLSFRVNDLTKILAVVTMLIALAVGSISVGIGFKNNIGIMMKSSAPFDLTVRNPTKEQETEIAKIKFNSKQVYRYKIDGQMQYFIQEELAKKPLKQRKDGMPEAGKPNFSTVTDKLEAGTVLKTEDSYQNPWVNAFSQVRDDHIDYGKDLPIKIVTEAEFAQISSEENKLVVGDTIDFMKFLPELKQIDRIEKAREPKVDMLTTKYEAYNIWNTLSSGTVFMGLFLGFAFLAMMASCLMFKVLTGAANDISRYEMLSKIGVRRSLLIRSIYKEMFTIFAFPAILGVIHVLFGMQMFKTLLFSPYYRIWIPFLIFVVIYAIYYLITVYLYKGIVLKKVKK; encoded by the coding sequence GTGTTATTAAAACTATCATTATCAGGAATTAAAAGTAAATTAAAAGATTATATTGTCCTTTTGATTGGGCTTGTGATGTCTAGCTCGATTTTTTATATGTTTCAAACATTAGCAATGAATCAAACCTTTTTAGAAAAAAATTCAATGATTCGTATGTTAAGTTTTGTTTTCCTAGCAGGATCGATTTTACTGGGTATTATTACTGTTGTCTATATTTTATATGCAAATTCTTTCTTATTGTCTTTGCGTCAAAAAGAGTACGGAATGTATATGACCTTAGGGGCAAAGAAAAAGAAAATTAGTAAAATGATGTTTATTGAAACGATGATTGTTGGAGTTACTTCATTGGTAATTGGAATCGTTGTTGGCATTTTTTTAGCACAGTTAGTAGCAAGTCTACTTATGCAACAATTGGATTTTAGTTCACCTGAATTCAGTCCAATCTATCTACCTGCTATTCTAACAACAATTATTTTCTTTTTAGTTTTGTTTGTTTTAGCCGCCTTTATTAATGTAATTAAATTAGCTAGACTATCAGTTTTAGATTTGATTCATGGCGAAAAACAAGCAAATCACATTGTCATCAATAAAAATAGAATGATCCTTCAATCTTTTATTTCCTTTATCTTATTAACGATTGGTTATCTTGCTATGATTAATATCATCAAGTTTCAATTGTTGGGTATTGGTGTAGCTCTGGTTACTATTACTGGAGGTACATTCTTATTTTTTAAAACATTTTTACCATATCTCATTCACAAATTAAAAGAAAACCGTCGAATTAGTGAGAAAAAAATCACCATTTTTACATTATCACAATTGAGTTTTAGAGTGAATGATCTAACTAAAATTTTGGCAGTAGTGACGATGCTTATTGCCTTAGCAGTAGGTTCAATTTCTGTTGGAATCGGCTTTAAAAATAATATTGGAATTATGATGAAATCCAGTGCACCATTCGATTTAACAGTTCGTAATCCAACAAAAGAGCAAGAAACTGAAATTGCCAAAATTAAATTTAATTCTAAACAAGTATATCGTTATAAAATTGACGGACAAATGCAATATTTTATTCAGGAAGAATTAGCAAAAAAACCTTTGAAGCAACGTAAAGATGGTATGCCCGAAGCAGGAAAACCCAATTTTTCAACAGTAACAGATAAATTAGAGGCTGGAACAGTACTAAAAACGGAGGATAGTTATCAAAATCCTTGGGTAAATGCTTTTTCACAAGTCCGTGATGACCATATTGATTATGGCAAAGATTTGCCAATTAAAATTGTGACAGAAGCTGAATTTGCTCAAATTAGTAGTGAAGAAAATAAATTAGTTGTAGGGGATACAATTGATTTTATGAAATTTTTACCAGAACTGAAGCAAATAGATCGTATAGAAAAAGCTCGGGAACCAAAAGTTGATATGTTAACAACGAAATATGAAGCTTATAATATCTGGAATACTCTTTCTAGTGGGACAGTCTTTATGGGACTATTCTTAGGATTCGCCTTCTTGGCAATGATGGCTAGCTGCTTAATGTTTAAAGTCTTAACAGGTGCAGCCAATGACATTAGTCGTTATGAAATGTTAAGTAAAATTGGTGTTCGTAGAAGTTTACTCATTCGTTCAATTTATAAAGAGATGTTCACAATCTTTGCTTTTCCAGCAATTCTTGGAGTTATTCATGTATTATTTGGAATGCAAATGTTCAAAACTTTATTGTTTTCACCTTATTATCGAATATGGATTCCATTCCTAATTTTTGTTGTAATCTATGCGATTTATTACTTGATTACAGTGTATTTATATAAAGGAATTGTCTTGAAAAAGGTTAAAAAATAA